A region of the Parasteatoda tepidariorum isolate YZ-2023 chromosome 7, CAS_Ptep_4.0, whole genome shotgun sequence genome:
TCCATCGGAGGATGAGTCGCTATTCCATGTCCCTCCGATTGTTATAGCTTCAACATCTAAagcataatgttaatttcatttacatCTTGGAATTGTCACCGTTCGTTCAACAAGATGTTTGACATCAGagacatcatttttaaatatcatccaacatattttatgttacaagAAACCCATTTATCACCATCTCACAGTTTTAACATTCGAAATTATGTTTGTCATCGAAATTATTTCGTCGATGGTAATCGACCTACCGGTGTCGTTGCAATTTTAACCTCCACATGTTTCTCCTTATCTCTCTTTTTGCTGTCAACTTCATTTCAGACTATTGCTGTTCAAGTTCGccttaatattttgattacagtCTGCTCAGTTTATTTACATCCGCGTACTTCTTGTGCTCAAGCCGATTTAAATTCACTACTTCATCAGCTGCCCATTCCATTTATTTTGGTTAGGAATTTTAATGGTTATAGTGAGCTATGGGGTAGTTCTGACTCTAATGCTCGAGGGCAACAAATAGAAAGTCTTATCCTGGACAATAATCTATGTTTGCTGAACCAATGCAAAGACACGTATAATGCACCCACACGGACCTTTCATTGCATTGATTTAGCCTATTGTACACCCACACTATTACCTTTCTCCCAATTTACTGTTGAAGAAGATCTTCATAACAGCGATCATTTCCCAATCATCAAGTGTTCTTATTACTACCAGACTCTCAGTTTTTATCTATCATCGTGCAGATTGGAGTCTATTCTCGCAACTTGCTGACATTACTGAAGATATGGTGACTGACAACAATATTGATGCTTCGGCTGAGAAAGTAACTTCGGTAATTATGCATGCTGCCCAGACCAGCATATCAAAAACTACAAGATCTCACCCCCGTCATCGTAAGCCGTGGTGAAATGCTGAATGCGCAGCTGCTCATAAAAAGCAGGATCGTTTGTGGAGCGTATTGTGGAACGTTTGTGAAGCCCTTCTCCTACCACTGCTAACCGTTTAGGTTCCAAACATGATAAAGCAATTGCTCGTAAAGTGAGGCGCAAAAGTCAGAAAGACTCCCGGTGCCGTTATGTCTCATCTATTACAGCTACGAGACCCCCCAGTCAAGTCTGGTCTAAAGACAAACGAGCTAATGGTTATTACCGTGAATTCCATCTTCCGGTATTAGAGAAAAACGTTACCATTAGCTCGTCTCCTACTGACATTTGTTATATCCTTGGCAGGCGTTTGCAGCGATTTCTAGACCTGATAACTACAGTTTAGCATTCTAAAACTACAAGTAAAATGCCGAACGGACTACATTTAACTTTGATACGCGCCGCAACTTTCATTATAGCAGTGATTTTAACTTTACAGAATTTCAGAAACCACTGTTTCGAGCTAGTAACACAAGTGATGGTATCACATATCACATGCTCCGCCACTTAGATTTGACGTCTTTGTGAAATGTCCTTGTTCTATTTAATAGAATGTGGATTGAACAAACGTATCCTTCTGGCTGGCGTGAAGCAATTGGGATACCTATACTAAAACCAAGTAAAGATGCTGAAGATCCATTCAATTATCACCCTATTGCGTTAACCAACTGTCTTCGGAAAACGTTTAAACTAATGACTAACTCTCGACTTGCGTGCTATATCGAAAAGATTTTCCGAGTGGTTTCCGTAAGGGACGATCCACTATCGACAACATTGTCGAACTGGAAAAGCGAATCCGTAATGCCTTTGTCCGGCGAAATCATCTCGCCTCTATCTTCTTTGATATTGAGAAAGCTTATGATCGGACTTGGCGTTATGGGATTATTAAAGTCCTGTTTGAAATGGGTCTCCGAGGTCATTTGCTGGTTTTCATCAGAAACTCTTTGCTGAAGAGCTATTTTCGCGTTAAAATAGGATCTAACTTTTCTCAACGATATATTCAGACTGAAGGTGTCCCTCAAGGCAGTGTTTTAAGTGTCATTTTGTTCATCATTCATATTTCACAAGTTTTGCTGTGTCTCGCTATCTTTATGATGATGATCTGCACATCTCGTGTAATAAATCAAAACCTcagggggtactggattggagatcgatcgttctctgattcaggtcaaaattacgatctgtagatgaatgaatggatgtatgaatgggtccgccctataaatgggcgtgacgtatggtgtggcagaagtcgaattcttggccatagatggcgccagtggaaaacaagaacaatcgcaccccctctgcctaaacaggcatacgtcaacaacaacagaCTTAGTTTCTAACAcaatggttattttattttaagtatattgcATCGTTTAAGTTTGTTTCAGTATAATCGCctgatattaaattatacattcaATATCGAATTTTTATGTCCAGTACGCAGCAGATGTAAAAGTCTTAGAAATGAAACAATTGGGAAAAGCTTTAGAAATAGCAATAAGCAATTAATTGCTGAATGATCggtcaattttttgaaattccacTGCATGCGATAAATGTAtttgacgtaattttttttttcaatttccaaaattaataattaaaatgttttattattggaTTGCCCGTTGATGTTATAGTACTAGTGCCAACTTAAAATACGTTTCTTAGTACAGAAAAGTAAGATGCGTTAGTAACACAAATACGATGCATTTcaaatgcaataataaatatacagtGAGAGTCGAATTTTAACTTTCGTTTCTCCCAATATAATACTATTGCCAACTTAAAATACGTTTCTTAGTACAGAAAAGTAAGATGCGCTAGTAACACAAATACGATGTATTTcaaatgcaataataaatataaagtcagattcgatttttaacttttgtttctcCCAATATAGTACTATTGCCAACTTAAAATACGTTTCTTAGTACAGAAAAGTAAGATGCGTTAGTTACACAAATACGATGTATTTcaaatgcattaataaatataaagtaagagtCGAATTTTAACTTTCGTTTCTCCCAAAGGTTGGACAATAATGAACAGAGCCTATATAAAAAATCGTAATCCTAAGGGACAGACGCCTTTGTTAGATCCCATTTTCCGGTAAATGTTTTTCGGAAATCTCCTGGCTCCCACCCATTTTCCTgccaaaatgttttcttttactttccTATACGCTTATTCATTTCCTTAAGAAAACAATGGACGTGTCTGGGCACATGAGAGTCGGATCCCAATTCCTGAGACGACggaaaatgtaagtttttttttatttttacctttttttttttgaatcacTTTCTTTCATATCTTTTGTTCTATCCTTTCATTTCATAAATCACAATTGTTTGCTTTATatgcttttgtattttctatAACTGATgatttattctcaaataaacttatttcaatgATGTATTATAACGAATAAAATTGCAGAATCTATAAAGAAtctgcttacttttttttattttaatgtaaacaaatacaatttttctttgtcagaattcttattttttccttatcatATTACaactagatatatttttatatttttagaaatactaatgatatttatattttcctactggttataaaaactttgataacttaaaaaaatagaattttatgcaATGCAGGAAATAAGTTGCAgatagtgaaaaaataaactattataataaaaatgatctaattaaggaattttcacaaatttgttaaaGAGAAAATTGACACAACCCAACCAATGTTTGTGCCAATAACTTCTAAATAGGgagaaaataattgatattaatcTGGAGGAGGGCCAAATGTTAAGCTTTTTGCAAAACCTAAGTTAATACTTTACCTTAAAGAAATCGGATTTTATAATTCGATgtagtttaaagttttaaattaaccagttatattgattttagccaagttacttcaattttattctGGTTGTTTTGATTGCAACCAAGTTTCTTCCAAAAGACAGTATTTTAACTGTTACTTCCAGACTTTAGCAATTTTACTTGGAGACACACCTCATACTGAATTAATACCTTACCTCAAAGACAACGGATTTTATAATTcgatttagttcaaattttaataaattgaccAGTTTTTACCGGTTATATTGATTTTAGCCAAAttacttaagttttaatttgGTTCTTTTGATTTTAACCAAGTTTCTTCAAAATCAACCTTGCGTTTGGAATTTAACcaagttatataaatttcaacctagtgattaaattttaactgttacaTGAACTATTAACATAGTTTTAGGCGCGGTATAGCCAAATCATGGCTCTTGctccaaaaatttataacactCACTCACTCACTCCTTATTTCGCTACATTTAACATAAACATTTGAATCGGTGTCTAAACTTATAATccgttttagaatattttcttgtaaattacatcagtggactaatcgttaagacacggttcccagcagatcaccgaagtcaagcatcattggctgcggtcagcgtgcgggtgggtgaccacttggatcagtctgtgtagggaccgagagtttgcggtattggtcctcgttaaactgttctaccgtaaagtgctcgacttcgcgtgcaggtcgtcgggctaccaaagcggaggtgctatcccctctgcagaggatcaaaattgtgatggcatgtcttcggatcatcctcaggaatgtttccggGAAGCGTAAATATGTGAATAGTTAGAAAGTTGAATAGTTAGGAAGtgaatagtttgaattttcgtAGAAAAAACTGTTGTATGCCAGCACTGCTAAAAACTGCGGATTTATGAacctatttattaattaacctaaatataaattacaattgctTACAATACTCCAGGTTCCACTCTTAACCCCTGCGATTGCTTCTTACAATTGTCTTTTTCATAAAGGTTGAACTTTTTAAGACAGctaacaatattttgttaaaaaaaatgaatgtgaaATTAGTGCaattttatgtaacaatttGTTCCTAGTTTAATCATAATGAAATGAACAGTTATCcgaattgggaaaaaaaattaaacagacagaaatttgtttaataaaaaatgtgtgctacaataaagagaaataaataagaagtaatCTTTCTTGTTAACGATAACcttacataattatatcagttctATTTGGAAACTGTTTTGCTTTCTCttgaattaagtttattatatttataaaaatttcagtataaaCGTTAAGATATAAATCTAACATCTAATCTTtcactatttttacttttttttattacttttgagaTCAACTCctcaagtttattaaataaagttttcgaGTAAGCTTAGTAAAGCTTTTTACAATAATGGATAAGtcattaaagctaaaaaaagtgataaaaaatttgcGAGAAAAAGCCCGAATCACGAGAACtgtcaaacaaattaaaattaaaaaaaaaaaatctcatccaatctatattatataaaacgctaatacgtatgtatcaataaaactgatgatatttcttttctcgcgttggcaacagttttcatttttaattgataggattcggcgcgggggttggcgagcgccagcgagcagggggcgaagcctcctagtctatctatattatataaaacgctaatacgtacgtatgtatcaataaaaccgataatatttcttttctcgcgctggcaacagttttcatttttaattgattggattcggtgcgcaagagcacgtagtgagcatcatatggctaatccatgttatataaaacgctaatacgttttaattgataggcttcggtgcgcaagagcacgtagtgagcatcatatgtctatcTATCTCTGATTGTCACCGAGAAAAAAACGGTTGGTTGGTTATGAGTACTGAAATAGTTCCTTTTCATTGGCAGAAATGAGAAGTGTTATgctattgctattttattttgaattattttgaattgagcGCTTCACTATTCCACGTTTTGTTATATTatctttacatccggcgttcagtggcagactactatttcatattgttttacaacacatggctttagcccttttgtgggaaagactttaaaacaaaacttacaacagttacttttctcaacaactgaaatttagaatagtgtgattaagaaaaatatgtgaactgtttgcaatttcaaattaatattgaaatgcacaggtttagaattttctacagtgaaaagttttcggaacttcagtgttctaaaaagtatacaaaagctagacgttaagaacgtatccaatgagcgagtaaagcgagcatcggattgcgaagcaatccgaaatgacatgcgaaagcagttccgggggttggcgagcaccagcgagcagggggcgaagcctcctagtattattttatttcacattcgaaattattatcacaaactatttaacacagtgtaaaataggtaattaaacaacttttaatcaaatttttttcattgtgtgccgtcaaatttcgaaatcgttaaaagtgtgccgcaacaaaaaaaaaaggttgagaatcactgttcTATAATATCAATGTCTTTTCAAAGTGCCACTgtccagtatgcatttaaccggtactctgaacactgatgtttctcccaATATattctcagcagatattaaaatatctaataactATGATagtatcaacgaataaattaatatcagatcgggtataacaaatatttcgaacattcaACAAAGCGACTAtatgattgttgacattcacctttgaaagtcgacattctcttaatttctgccattcacggtaacatatacaATATGTAATAcaactttgaaatttgtaaattgtGAAAGAACTCCCTTTCTATACATGAATCTTTCTGTCACAAATTGATGAATTCTGAAGGATCAACATTTTGAGTGGAGacattgaacattttaataaaaattctgttttttagaGTCTTTCCGTGttgaactattttttcattaagcaattttaaggaaaaaaaaatagtgcctggagtccctccgcgcggaagaagttaaacttcgcaacctgcgacgttaattgtagaagaatcagcagtcgtagaaggatcactagtattatataaaacgctaatacgtacgtatgtatcaataaaaccgatgatatttcttttctcgcgctggcaacagttttcatttttaattgattggattcggcgcgcaagagcacgtagtgagcatcatatggctaatccatgttatataaaacactaatacgttttaattgataggcttccgTGCGCAAGAGCACATAGTGAGCATCATACAGGGTGCGTTCTGAAAGTAATGCGCATGATTTTATTGTGACGTGACTATTGATCGCAGCACACTCAGATTGGTCAAAAAATGTGGTGGGGGATTTGTCCTTCCAAACAAGCCTGGTATCAGGTCGCTTCGAGCAGTAGGAGTGGTAGGACGTGTCTTCGCGCAAAGTCTTTTTTTCGATCGAGTCATGGCGTGATGGAGTGTTCGTTCGCTGGAACAGCGGTACGCGATAAAGTTTTGTGTGCGACTTGGGAAGAATGCGACGGAAACTCACCTCATGCTTCAAGACGACTTTAAGGAGGAATGCATTTCGGGATCTCAGTGTGGAAGGTGGCACAAGGCCTCCAAGGAGGGTCGGGAGATGGTCACCGACGAGCCTTGTTCTGGACGCCCAACAACAGCCCGACCCGATGAAAACGACCAGCATGTGCGTGAAGTTTTGAAGTCAGACAGTCGGTTAAGCATTCAGGTAATCGCTAACACCCTAAACTTGTCAAAATGTCGGGTACATGGGATTATGACGGAGGATTTGCAAATGCGAAAGGTCTGTGCGAAGCTTGTGCTGAAGATGTTGACGGAGGAGCAAAAAGAAGTTCGAGTTTTGAGCAGTGAAGAATTGATGGAATTGATGAGTTGCTGCCCCAGCCTCCCTATCGCCCTGACTTGGTGCCTTGTGACTTTTTCTTGCTCCCCCGACTGAAAAGAGAGCTGAAGGGAGAGCACTGGGAGTCGGTGGAGAACATCCAAGCTCATGTTACAAGGTTCCTGAGAGGCATTCCTGTCGAGGAGTTCCAGGGTGCCTTCCAGACGTGTCAGAATCGTCTCCGAAAGTGTATTGATGCACAAAGGAACTATTTTGAggaattttaacaatttgtacCCATAGGATCAATAAATCTATTTTCCCCAGAAAATGCGCATTACTTTCAGAACGCGCATTACTTTcagtctaatcgggtgaattctcactgaattatgaaaaaaattctcacaaaattatcttaatcgaatccgatgctttacatccggcgctcagtattatttcatattgttttacaacacatggttttagccctctggtgggaaagactttaaaacaaaacttacaacagttacttttctcaacaactgaaatttagaatagtgtgattaagaaaaatatgtgaactgtttgcaattaatattgaaatgcacaggtttagacttttctacagtgaaaagttttcggaacttcagtgttcaaaaaagtatacaaaagctagacgttaagaacgtatccaatgagcgagcaaagcgagcatcggattgcgaagcaatccgaaatgaactgcgaaagcagttccgggggttggcgagcgccagtgagcagggggcgaagcctcctagtttataaataaaaaattaactttctgctcgtaaaaagttgaattttgtaGTTATATTTCGGCGGGATGCAGAGTGATCagcattgtattttttactgcaaGTGTAATTCTTGAACTCAATataatgtaactttaaatacattttaaaagtagtgaATAAACTAAGGATCGAGAAAGAAGGTTAAAtatgaaagatttatttaaacttaaactttaataaaaacttgaagTAAAATGCGGATTTGTAAATTggcttaatattttcttttaaataatttgttttatatcaaaCTATAACTTATTCTATAGtatagcaaatttaaatttaaaatataaaacgctttgatcaatacatttaaatacCAATACCTTTTCAAGCTCAGAGAaaagtcaatttaaattttctcgaatggtctttagttaattttaaattagagtaTCGTTAAATGTCACGAGAATTTAAtctaaaagcttattttaattaaaagtcaaaatataaggacataaaatgtcatttaaatggAATACCTTTTAAGGTTTCGTCGTCATGCGAGTAAATCCATTATTTATCCTTCTCTTTAATCAACTTGTGAGAAGTGCTTAGCtttagtcaaaaataatttgaaaataaagttagtaatgaaaaaattgtataatgaataataaacaatatttttttagttaaattaaactgCATATTTGTAagttagtttaatatttaattttactttatatattttatctcaaaCTTCAATTTCTATATTATAGCAAactatatacaccgaagagccattacattatgaccaccctgctaataacatgtaggaccacctttagccctcaaaactgctagcacccgccgtggcattgattccacaaggtgctgataggtagtctgaggtatctggtaccaagcgctcaccaactggtccggCAATTCCCTCACTATGCGAGGGGGTAGCATGGACCACAAATGCtttattggattaaggtcaggttaATTTGGGGGctaagacatgacttgaaagtcactggaatgttcctcgacgattcgacccttatgacattgTGCATTATCCAGTTGGTAAGCACCATCCCCCGCAAGAAAAACTGCTGCCAtaaatgggtgaacctggtctgcaactatgttcaagtagcttacagacgccagggattgttctatgaggattatgggtcctaatgtgcctcatgaaaacattgttcctggtagagaaaccatgaaaacctgggcgagcccattgttatagatggagggtggtcataatgtaatggctcttcgatgTATATGTCAGGGCTCGAAAAATCTCTACATTTTTACCTGCCTACCAGGCTTGCTAGTTGACAAAACAGGTGTCTCATTAAAACTTTCAGATCAACGGGTAAGAATGACTGGTGCGGAGTCCTGCTCATATCGCCACCATCATGTCGTTGGTAATGAAATTGTGAAGCTTTAACCTTCTTTATCCTCTTTCCCACAATGGGCTGTTGGATGCAAACTTtgcttttaccatttttaattgcACCAAAATGATCCAACTGTATTAAACAGTTAACATAAATTCTGCTGACTATAAAATCATGTTCTGTTGGTCCCTGGAACATGCTGGGTTTCTGAGTAATTAAACTGTTGACATTCTCCCCAAAACACAACTCATACATCGAAAAATTCTCTCACGATCTCTGGACACACACATATTTGGATACACACGCATTACCCCCAGGTACCACTTGTTAAACAAATCTGCTCCCAAGTATTCTAATCACAAAGAAtcgcttattttaaaacatatagcTCAGTGCTAAAAATCAAGAGATAAGCGATTTCCGTAACATCAATCCACCATTGCttttataaattggaaataaacaATACGATAATTTGTACTCATAATTCAAAGACATTGGGTTGCGGTTATCAATTTAGCTTTTAATTCTAAAGCAGCAtcatcttttaaattaagttgTATGTGTGGTATAACCAAAGCTGGTGCTTGTGCCAATAACTcctaattaaataactaattaatcaaaacaattaaacattaaaaacaataggGATTTGATCCGGCAACCTTTTTTCCACGAAAGATTTGCGTGCTTTTCCATTATGCCACTAAGGTATTCTTTCGgtagaaattttgttatttttgttatacgatatacgttttttaataaatttgttagtgGCCTACGAATAAATACCATATTCGATTTcggttaagaaaataaaaacagttttgtgCGATATAAAGATTTTATGTTACTTTGTTACACTTGATGCCATTTCCTAGTCAGATATGATCTCagcgaagaatttttttttcttacccgAATGGGAGTGTACATAAACTTCCTTATCAAAACTTCCTTATTTTATCCAAAggtaatttatttcatcaagCTCAATTTCATATGAGAGTACTAAGGTAATGAAACGAAGCGAAAGCTCTTAATCTTCTAAGTTCCCCATgtttatcatataaatttagGATAAATAGCCCATTATATTATACGAGACAAGTACCCATCACATGTCGAATATACTCCTCTTGATTGAAAATATCCAGACAATATCATATTCTGAagttatttgtaatattaatcTGATTGTCTTGCAGCTGTAGACAAGATATATAGTTTAATTGATTGCTGCAAgagttaaatttgtattaatttatccATTTATCCTAATATTATCATGGCCTAAGAATAATAGAAAGTTTTGTTTTGGCGagaaattgcaaaatttctttatttcagaagcttttaaaaattgcttcatcAAAGCATTCAAACCTgttaaaatgtgaaaagaataaattttgcaaaggGCGATCATTACTACAATAGAATAAGAAATTAGCGAACGAAAGTGGTGATGAGTATGCGTTAATCATGCTCTCTTGAGTTCCTAATCAGAGAGAAAAAAGAGCAAGAGCTAAAATGACACGGAAAACGAAAGTGCAACCTGATTTTATAACGCACGTTTCAGTGGATTGGAAGAAATCCTACCCCAAGTCAGAAATCATTGAAGcttggaaaaactttttttgtaaaatgctcttaattgatgaaaatttttataataattaagatttttggtttttagaagagctaagtttttttttttctaaaaataaatttaaaatatctctaaaatcttata
Encoded here:
- the LOC122268982 gene encoding protein GVQW3, which codes for MLQDDFKEECISGSQCGRWHKASKEGREMVTDEPCSGRPTTARPDENDQHVREVLKSDSRLSIQVIANTLNLSKCRVHGIMTEDLQMRKVCAKLVLKMLTEEQKEVRVLSSEELMELMSCCPSLPIALTWCLVTFSCSPD